A section of the Phaseolus vulgaris cultivar G19833 chromosome 8, P. vulgaris v2.0, whole genome shotgun sequence genome encodes:
- the LOC137825089 gene encoding small polypeptide DEVIL 3, giving the protein MSKDSMRGSKKKVSCRRLGGYLKEQKGRLYIIRRCVVMLLCWHD; this is encoded by the coding sequence ATGAGCAAAGATTCCATGAGAGGTTCAAAGAAGAAGGTTTCATGCAGAAGGCTTGGAGGGTACCTCAAAGAGCAAAAAGGAAGACTATACATAATCAGAAGATGTGTAGTCATGCTACTCTGCTGGCATGACTAG
- the LOC137826314 gene encoding uncharacterized protein has translation MASTAEPLPYSSRRRDESEFNLREWTVKDRISRENTSSRRYSGSYMRSFREETRSFRSNIAISSTASSPGYPLKDEIDPSTYSFTTALKALQARAAYNSWECSSPDGFALNSKWNEAERYICNPLSGEVPLECLSAKTLSGRSFRNSANRIAMSAPLVYSSKHIPTKTATYTQEEVALQFPNQEKKKEGMTRDVGTQSTPPCLSSSSPSPASTPSIMERSKPQPDDSPNSIAKTKSEEEVEVKDEEIWETKETEREKKEWRKREEELCKQSGCFGWMRKKEKAERERERQRRNNRFFTHFKGSKR, from the exons ATGGCCTCAACAGCTGAACCACTTCCTTATAGTTCAAGAAGAAGAGACGAGTCAGAGTTTAATTTGAGAGAATGGACTGTGAAAGATCGAATCAGCCGTGAGAACACCAGCTCCAGAAGGTACTCAGGATCTTACATGAGAAGCTTTAGAGAAGAAACAAGGTCATTTAGATCAAACATAGCCATTTCTAGCACTGCTTCTTCACCCGGATACCCCTTAAAAG ATGAAATAGACCCTTCAACATATTCTTTCACTACTGCTCTTAAAG CATTGCAAGCAAGGGCAGCCTATAATAGTTGGGAATGCTCATCCCCAGACGGGTTTGCTTTGAATTCCAAGTGGAATGAAGCAGAAAGGTATATATGCAACCCTCTCTCAGGGGAGGTACCATTGGAGTGTTTGTCAGCAAAAACTCTCAGTGGAAGATCTTTCAGAAACTCAGCAAACAGAATTGCCATGTCTGCTCCTCTAGTTTATTCCTCCAAACACATTCCAACAAAGACAGCAACTTACACTCAAGAAGAAGTGGCTCTTCAATTTCCCAATCAAG AAAAGAAGAAAGAGGGTATGACAAGAGATGTGGGTACTCAAAGCACACCTCCTTGTCTTAGTTCCAGCAGTCCCAGCCCTGCTTCAACTCCATCCATCATGGAGAGATCAAAACCTCAACCTGATGACTCACCTAATTCAATTGCAAAAACAAAATCTGAGGAAGAG GTGGAAGTGAAAGATGAAGAAATATGGGAGACAAAAGAAacagaaagagaaaagaaggaATGGAGGAAGAGAGAGGAAGAACTTTGCAAACAAAGTGGTTGCTTTGGGTGgatgagaaagaaagaaaaggcagagagagaaagagaaagacagAGAAGGAATAACAGGTTTTTCACTCACTTCAAAGGTAGCAAAAGATAA
- the LOC137823350 gene encoding allene oxide cyclase, chloroplastic-like, with translation MAAFSSHAVKTIPSSSFLTPVTAKPTSFLTPSITKPFSPFTSSNHSLTKSLKLHSTLTSLPKNSFTCRSQAQPVSSEKVQELSVYEINERDRGSPVYLRLSYKTVNSLGDLVPFSNKLYTGDLQKRIGITSGICILIQNKAEKKGDRYEAIFSFYFGDYGHIAVQGPYLTYEDSYLAVTGGSGIFEGVKGQVKLHQIVYPFKILYTFYLKGIKDLPQELLVKTVEPIPSVEASPAAKALEPNATIAGFTD, from the exons ATGGCAGCCTTCTCAAGCCATGCTGTCAAAACCatcccttcttcttcctttctcACACCTGTCACTGCCAAACCAACCTCCTTCCTCACACCCTCCATTACCAAACCTTTCTCTCCCTTCACCTCCTCAAACCATTCTCTCACCAAAAGTCTCAAGCTTCACTCCACTCTCACTTCACTTCCCAAGAATTCTTTCACTTGCAGAAGCCAGGCTCAGCCTGTTAGCTCTG AAAAAGTCCAAGAACTGAGTGTGTACGAGATCAACGAGCGAGACCGTGGAAGCCCTGTTTACCTTCGATTGAGCTATAAAACTGTCAATTCCCTTGGTGATTTAGTCCCCTTCAGCAACAAG TTGTACACAGGAGATTTACAAAAGCGCATTGGCATAACATCTGGTATTTGTATTTTGATCCAAAACAAAGCTGAAAAGAAAGGGGACAGATATGAAGCAATCTTCAGCTTCTACTTTGGAGACTATGGTCACATAGCAGTGCAGGGACCTTACCTGACTTATGAGGACTCATATTTGGCTGTGACTGGTGGATCTGGAATTTTTGAGGGAGTGAAGGGTCAAGTGAAGCTGCATCAAATTGTCTATCCTTTCAAGATTTTGTACACATTTTATCTAAAGGGTATAAAAGATTTGCCTCAGGAGCTTCTTGTGAAGACTGTTGAACCCATTCCATCTGTTGAAGCTTCTCCTGCTGCTAAGGCCCTTGAACCGAATGCTACCATTGCTGGTTTCACAGACTAA